GTGGACCAGCAGTGCGGCTCGCAAGCTGGTGGCCTCCCTGGAGGCCTCTCTGCAGGGAGACAGAGCCCTGGTCCCCCAGCCCGCCCCCTCCgcccagggaggaggaggaggagcagcggaAGAAGCAGACGCCCACCTCCGGGAGGTATACCACCGCACTGTGGTGTCCTGGTTCGGGGACGGGCCGGGGGCCCAGCTGGGCATGCATAGGCTGGTGGAGCTGGGCAGAACCTCAGGGAAGCGGGCCGGGGACTGGTACGGCCCGGGCGTGGTGGCGCACATCCTCAGGTGCGTGCAGAACTTACTTACCCATTCTCTCCAGCTCTGGCATACTGTCTTGACCTCAGCctttgcatgcacatgtacattgaATGGAAATCTTGTGCCATGGTGTAATAATGATGTGCGATGATAAtataatcggtaacactttattttagggatacatctattagcactaatacacacaatgtgcctgtaaaagtaacttgtaaggtatgtacaaagcaaaatcaaacatttgttaggcatgttattcgcaaatgtctggttcatgcacaataagggatttattaccaatttaaccttagtaaggaccttgtAGGCCATAGCGTtttcttagtacatgccttacaagttacttatgcaggcattaacattgtatgtattagtgctaatagatgtatccctaaaataaagtgttaccatataatCAACTAAGTTGGATGAAAGATTTTAGTGACTTATGATTGGCTATACTCATTTTTGTCCACCATGTAGAAATCTATTGCAGTATTTTGACTATTGTACTAGTGCACTGTTTTTACCACTTGTCTATAAGCAAAAGAGTAAATTGAATGAAATTCAAGCTATCTACGTAGACATTAGTTTCCTGGGGCTTTATTTTACTCCCTGATCTGTTCTGTCCAAATTATACAGAGAAAGGTTGGGTAATATCCTCAGTTACAGCAAAACTTGATGTAACAGAAAGCATTGTCTTGTGTAAATTCGGAACAACTCCCAGAGCAGAACAGAAACTGCATAAAAACATCTGATCAAAGGACATCTGTTAATTtgaacaagttggtgtatcttggTGCATCATAGCTTGTTCTgttttctccctcccttcttgtGCTTGCAACATGCCATAtatgaaatagaaatagaaaagcCAGAcaaattatgatttttttttaaaaagcgtaCAGGAAGAAGCCTTGGCTAGTCGTTCGTAGGTGTTATGCCAAACACCAGAGCATTATCCACCCCTAAAAAAATACCATAAATGAAAGACAagccaaaaagaaaagaaagacaaaaagtgaGTTTGATTTGGATTTGGCTTCTTTTCTCATCTCCGATGACAGATAAGACGGCGGcggagaaatgcagagagagggagcgagaccaTGTAGCAGGCAGGTAGAGAGTCAAAGCGACAGACTGCTGACAGCAGTGGAAGGGATGCGGAGGGATGGCGGCATGGAGAAGAGACTCAGATTAGGCTGATGTGTGACcgtttgtacagtatgttgtcttgagttgtgctgtggctgtgtctgtgctgcaggaaagccgtgGAGGTGGCGACAGAGCCCGACCTCAGAGGCATCAGTGTGTATGTAGCTCAAGACTGCACAGGTaaaggacacgcacgcacgcatgcacacacacacgcacttaaggGAGTTGTAGGGATGGTTGTACAGTTCGTCAGTCCAATATTTTCTATGGGTATacatgacatctccgtctccagatggataaactgcctatgatggcagagattgAGTCGTGTTTTGCTTTGTTTCTATGGGTATacatgacatctccgtctccagatggataaactgcctatgatggcagagatttAGAAGTgtctttttgctgttgttttgcataGTCCAGATAGCTGCAATCCTGTTGGGACAAGTTTGAGTACATGTCCAAGGCTCCCAAATACGAAAACAACTAATCAATATCCaaggcccatacacacacacacacacacacacacacacacacacacacacacacacacacacacacacacacacacacacacacacacacacacacacacacacacacacgtgcgcgcgcgcatacgcacaggctaaaggctgatgcatagtcacgcggtgccgattgcggggtaaagcatagacgtactgtcagcggggggtattgcctcatagtcgacctacatgcgaatgcgtgcgaaagggcgtggtgtttttttcccgccgaaaattcaagagtggggcaaggggggagggaggaggagattttaatgacgtcaattcacctccgtgacaacagggggcgaactaactcattcagttgagcccagtccctagaatgaatcacaaagctaatcagctggctatgtaacataatattccactagtagcttacttctaaaagttggggcataattagatggtacaacatcagtttatttttggtcaagtactacatgagattaaatgcaagacaaacgccattttaaaagacaatagacagcatgaatggccattcacacctggggcctagtagtagctagccagctaaatcagtcattacaaactcaaagctagttgactagccacctgaaacgtaattctaccactaacaaagaggcttcttgctattaatttaaaaagttgtggcgtaattagacatgaatgatagcatacaagattctctctttattcatgttttacagttcaggtggttaaaatgccaaacaaaagccgttttaaatacaatacatctaatggccatattaacagctagcttagcaactgtcagccaaacccattcaaactctacaggacattagcgaaccctgttttagaagctagctagccacactacttgtactatatactgtatcaacaaagaggcttcttgctattaatttaaaaagttgtggcgtaattagacatggatgatagcatacaagagtctctctttattcatgttttacagttgaggtggttaaatgaaacaaaagccatttttaaatacaatagatagcctatctaattaacagctagcttagcaactgtcagccaaacccattcaaactctacaggacattagcgaacccttttttaatgagctagctgccacactacaaaagaacaaagaggcttctttgctactaccacactacaaacatatcatttccatgatggccttttatggatatttctaattgattttttggaagttgtactactgaaataaaaaacagtttctcttctccctgtcaagtaaactccagtgatttcctgccaagtcatctgcatcgtgtttttcgttttccttcaaacctccgcggtagggtagaagaatagaacacaactgacctatcagggctgagttccccccggactgccgtaagcgcattgaccaatcaccgtcttcaagcatagctcagctcacggacatttcagcctgggagaaacatgcgtgtactgcagccaggggtcgttttgtcgctgcacaggggggcgctgtggctcattctctgtgcagaacccccgcgaacgcgcgactctaaaccccccttaaTACACAGACTGGTCTATGCTGATACTGCATGGCCTCTGCCCTCTCACCTCTAACCTCTCCTGCCTtgcatcatcatcacctatcaaTACTCTATCACTGCCTGATCTCTGCTGCTGTGATCTGTCAAGACAGTTGATGTATACCTGTTCCTTGATTCAGGGTTgggtttttgtattttttagtaTTGCAGCATTGAGGCACTGAAGTCTATCCGTCAAATCTTTATACGGAACAGCTTGGGGTTGTAACTAAACGCAtaaatgtgtgtgcgcatgtgtgtgtgtcttggtgtgggGCTGTTATTGAAAGGCATACATTTCCATTCATATGCGTGAATACGTAGCACTTGTTTGGTTGCAGGGGTGGGTCAGGTCGTCATTGATCATTCACAGGGAGAGACCACGACAGAAGGGAAGGGACAGGTACTGGGGACAGGGGACAGAGGACAGGGAGAGTGACAGAGGCAGACGGGTCCAGACAGATGTTTGACCCTAATGTGACCCCAATGTACTATTGACTTGCTCCCAGTCCACAGTGGCAATGTCATGGACAGCCAGGAGGGGGACTGGGGTTGccatgtaatgtgatgcaatgtaatgtggccAGCCGTGGTCTAATAGTTAGGGTGTTGgtctgtagatcagagggttgctggttcgaatccctcccttACTCCTCCCtaaaccttcatccatggctaaagtgcccttgagcatggctcctaatcccacattgttctagggactgtaaccaaagcCTCTAAaaattggataaaagtgtcagcttaaTGCAGTGCAATATCATCTACTATTGAATGTCCCCAGTATACAGTGGCGATGTCCTGGACAGCCATACAGTGTGGCCCAGGGCCCTATGTGCCATTCAGTATAAAGCAATAAATGTAACCTGCTATTGACTTGCCCCCGGTCTACAGTGTTTGttgtgcccttcagcaaggcacctaaccttatTTTGCTCTGGGTACTGTCATTAATATCCTGTACCTCTGTAACTGTATAGTCTTCGGACAGTACAGTGATGTAATCTACTATTGACTACTGTCTTTGCTACAGTTGAAGTGTGTATAAACTATTGACATATGAAAACGCCAGAAACATTGTGTaaaattccctctctctctcattaatctTGGATCGGGTAGTAATGTTGGCATTTGTACATTTGGAAATAAACGTAAAAATCCAAAGTCACCTATAACTGGACAGGTTGAATCCGATTTGAAATCGGAGAATGAGGAAAATTATTTCTTGTACATCTGGCTTCAACTGTATGTAATGAAATGTTTAATGTAATGtgccatgtaatatagtgtaatatagtgtaatttagtgtaatgtaatgtaccctgTTATTGCCCCCAGTGTACAGTGGGGATGTCTTGGACAGCCATGCGGTGCGGTCCGGGGCCCCTCCGGAACTGGCCGGGGGGGTTGCCATGGACACCGGCCGGGCAGTcgtcatcctcatccccatccggCTCGGAGGGGAGAAGATCAACCCAGACTACTTCAACTTTGTCAAGGTCAGCACTGCATGCCACTGGAGGACAGTAGGACATAGGTGCCTTTTTTCACATGGGGTGGATTTAATGGTGTGCGATTAATACAAATTACCCAGAGTGcgaattttctgggggaaaaataGTTTTTATATCTTTTCTTTTACCCCTTCTTTGTCTTTGTGGCAttgtttattgtattattattagcaTATTGTTATACTActggtatatatatataatttatttatttttttaaattatgttgtATACATAGTTATAGTAGAAGTAGTGTAatcctcatcatcgtcatcaatTAAAATTCCAACAAGTGGATTCCAGCATAAGGAATATGAGTAATCTGATCTTATCCACCACCATGGGAGGTGTACAGTATTGCTGTACAtaggtcaaagacgttttttttgggatcagacgtcaggtggcgcaacagcatctaatgcccataaatgagttagtaattggtggttggtactgtatatgctgcaatgaatatgcttctcagATAGTCTACTAAAAacaaacgagcaaacaataaaatcCATACGATAGTGACACTGGCTGTCGATGTGCCGCCCTGACTTCTGCTTCtactgaaatgtcactgaccctCATGCCACTCACTGTGTCCTCTCTGGTCCTCCTGCAGGGCATTCTCAGTCTGGACTACTGCATCGGTATCATAGGGGGAAAGCCCAAGCAGGCGTACTATTTTGTAGGATTTCAAGGTGAGTGAACCATGTtcatgtattacacacacacacacacacacacacacacacacacacacacacacacacacacacacacacacacacacacacacacacacacacacacacacacacacacacacacacacacacacacacacacacacacacacacacatatatacacacacagagtgaccgAGACAAGTCTCTGCCTAAAGGGATGAGACAACCACACTTCCAACGGCAGGCAGCACTTTATTTAGCCCTAGTTGCATTTTTATATCTGGTGCGTCAGTACATTTCACGTGGTAAGGTTTTGGGGCAGGACACAAAAAAAAGATATGATTACAAATATGCAAAAGCGGTAGGTGAACTACAGTAGCGTGCTTTCAGAAAATCCTCTCCTCACAAGCCCATCAGAGTAGGCGCTCATTCATCAcaagacccccaccccccccgatCCTCTACCTCACCCCAAAGGCTAGTCTGAAATTTACTTTCACATTTGGGATTGTACATTCCATCAGCTTCAAcatcccccccccaacccaataccaCCAGCATTCACCCAGTCTAACCCTccttacccctcccctctcctctcctctcctctcctctcctctcctctcctcttctcttctcttctcttctcttctcttctcttctcttctcttctcttctcttctcttctcttctcttctcttctcttctcttctcttctctctgtctctcttctcctttcctcctccctccccccctaccctaccctcctcttctcccctaccctcccctcctctcctctcctctcctctctcccctctcctctcctctcctctcctctcctctcctctcctgtcatcttctctcatctcctctcctctcctctctcctctcccctcctctctcctatcccctcccctctcctctcctctcctcccctcccctctcctctcctgtcatctcctctcatctcctctcctcgtctcttgaCTTACGCTTCCCAAAATGCCCCGTGCAAATATGCctcaccctctccatctccctcacaGGCAGATGGGAGCCTTCAGTTGTACATCTTGGCAGTCAATATTTACCCATTTACATTTTAGCCAAGAGTGTGGCGCAGCGtgcaaggaggatgatgtctccGATGACAAGCCCATACATCctcaccccaacccccctcctgCCAGACCGGCGCTCCGCGCGGCATTCATCATATGTAAATGGACCAATAATAATTGCGTGTTTGTAAAAGTAATTTTCCAGCACCAAAATTAAATGACAGGCTCCTTTTGCCGGGGACGCTGTAAAGAATGTGCTTATACAACCAGATTTGAGCTTTTTCGCAGAATTTAATCCATCTGGGGGGTgtggtgtggaagtgtgtgtgtgtgtgtgcgcgtgtgtgtgcgtgcctgtctgcgtgcgtgcctgcgtatgggGGGTAGATGTTGATGGGGGAGGTGtattgggcctgtgtgtgtggagggggggggtgtaaaatCTTTAATGTCTGCGCTGGAATGCGGCTGGTGACTTTGAGCCCACTCTGCATGGAAATTGCGCGGGTGGGAGTTGGGGCTgttgggaaggggagggggggtgggggatatgCATTCTAATAATCGCATGCGGGTGTTTTTTCGAATaacttgtcttttgttttgtccttGCAGATGACAGCTTGATTTACATGGACCCTCATTACTGTCAGGCTTTTGTGGATGTCAGCACAAGCGATTTCCCTCTCCAGGTAATGTGAAATTACAAAGAGCTGACCGGCCGGGTTAGTGATGGGAATTTAATAGTGTCTGTTAGTACTTaagggtttgaatctgcaagcaGCACCCCCCCagttcccctccacacacacacatgcacacacacacgcacacacacaccctccactcaATTACTCACCGCACCAGGCGAGCTGATTTACTCTCTCTGGGGCTGCCTACTAGcactaagaggtgtgtgtgtgtgtgtgtgtgtgtgtgtgtgtgtgtgtgtgtgtgtgtgtgtgtgtgtgtgtgtgtgtgtgtgtgtgtgtgtgtgtgtgtgtgtgtgtgtgtgtgtgtgtgtgtgtgtgtgtgtgtgagagagagagagagagtgtgagagaggccgTGCATGCACCTATATGTGTGAATGTATCCCTGTCTGTGTATGGGAAAGGGGTTAGTGATGTtttttcatgtatgtgtgtgtgtctgtgtggtaccGTAAGTAAAAAGGCGGATTGACACCCCAATGGGCCCGGCTGTGTGTACTGCGCTGTATATCATCACACCACACCTGCGGTGTTGTCGCCACATATCTTGAGTCCCCGTTGCTGAGACGCAAGCCCTGTGTCACTCGTCAGCTGACGAATGGCACTATGCATTTCTACAGCGGCCCACtctggctggcaggctggcaggcgggcgagcgggcgggcaggcaggcagacaggcaggcaggcaggcaggcaggctggcaggctggcaggcgggcgagcgggcgggcaggcaggcagacaggcaggcagcacgcAGCCCCCGAGCTGGCCACTTCTCCTCCACATAACTCAAGATTGCATTGGAATTGTCACATCTGCCTCTCCTCCATGTTTCAGTTACCCCAAGATGGGatgtgcttttttgttgttgttgtctgggttgtgtttttttttttgttcacctTGTATTGCCTCCTTGTTTTGTCTGTGACTGCGATGACGTTGGGGAAAGTTTAGAAAGAGCAACACTTAACCAGTTTCAGAGTGAAAACACATTATGTGACCAtggttttgtgcttttttttaaagtcataTCATTGCCCATCGCCGAAAAAGATGCCTTTCAGCAAAATGGATCCCAGCTGCACCATTGGCTTCTACTCCAGAAGTGTGGAGGACTACAACAAAATCAGCGCAGAGCTGTCCAAGGTGAGCacagaggggggaaaaagaagCATCATTCCGTATCATCATCAGTATGGGCCTGGCTCCTTTAGCTGCAGCAATACAGAtgaccagcaggtggcagcatTTAGCTGTGGATGTCAGCTGTGTCATGTCCTCTTCTTCCCCCATAGCTCTATAGTTGTACAGGCTTGGTAAGTATTAGCACTGAAACAAACGCCAAAGGCAAGGGCAGAGTGGAGAGGGATATTCGATTTAGTGTTATTTGtatgaagctctctctctctctctctttgtggaaA
This is a stretch of genomic DNA from Engraulis encrasicolus isolate BLACKSEA-1 chromosome 6, IST_EnEncr_1.0, whole genome shotgun sequence. It encodes these proteins:
- the atg4c gene encoding cysteine protease ATG4C isoform X1; protein product: MEKGNDEVEKLKSKFVSAWHNVKYSWALKSKTSFSRNSPVFLLGKCYHFKVEDEESPTEDCSFQSAEEDDVLMGNVEAFRKDFASRVWLSYREDFPALFGTALTSDCGWGCTLRAGQMMLAQALITHFLGRDWNWSEALSLQRLDAETWTSSAARKLVASLEASLQGDRALVPQPAPSAQGGGGGAAEEADAHLREVYHRTVVSWFGDGPGAQLGMHRLVELGRTSGKRAGDWYGPGVVAHILRKAVEVATEPDLRGISVYVAQDCTVYSGDVLDSHAVRSGAPPELAGGVAMDTGRAVVILIPIRLGGEKINPDYFNFVKGILSLDYCIGIIGGKPKQAYYFVGFQDDSLIYMDPHYCQAFVDVSTSDFPLQSYHCPSPKKMPFSKMDPSCTIGFYSRSVEDYNKISAELSKILRPSAKEKYPAFTFVSGHSRDYELLRPAEKKEWPFITDTRRPGATAGDFVLL
- the atg4c gene encoding cysteine protease ATG4C isoform X2; translated protein: MGNVEAFRKDFASRVWLSYREDFPALFGTALTSDCGWGCTLRAGQMMLAQALITHFLGRDWNWSEALSLQRLDAETWTSSAARKLVASLEASLQGDRALVPQPAPSAQGGGGGAAEEADAHLREVYHRTVVSWFGDGPGAQLGMHRLVELGRTSGKRAGDWYGPGVVAHILRKAVEVATEPDLRGISVYVAQDCTVYSGDVLDSHAVRSGAPPELAGGVAMDTGRAVVILIPIRLGGEKINPDYFNFVKGILSLDYCIGIIGGKPKQAYYFVGFQDDSLIYMDPHYCQAFVDVSTSDFPLQSYHCPSPKKMPFSKMDPSCTIGFYSRSVEDYNKISAELSKILRPSAKEKYPAFTFVSGHSRDYELLRPAEKKEWPFITDTRRPGATAGDFVLL